The Deltaproteobacteria bacterium DNA window ATTTTTCCAACCAATGAAGCCCGAGATCAGTACGATTCTGAGTGCTACCTAAAGACTGCTGAAGATTGTGAAGACGATGGTCAGTGTATCTTAGAGGAGCGCATCGTGGGCGATGATGGCGAGGTTGTCATGCACTGCGGCAAAGCTTGACCTGTTTGAGAACTTAACTTCTGAGAAGCGGGGAGCAGGCTTAGAGTTTGCTTCCCGCTTTATTTTTGAATCAATTTTTTCACTGCCCGAAAATAAACCCAATCAGGTATCCATCTTCGAAAACGCCATTGCCAGGCACTGGTTGCAGGCAGGGTGTTTCTATATTTCCAGCGTTGGCCATCCAGGAGTTCGTAAACCCGTTTGGCAATGTTGCTCGCAGGTGGCAATTTCTTTTGTTCGGCGAAAAATTGAAGCGCCTTTGCCATAGCGCCGTAGCGTTCATGGTCAAAATACGGTTCCACCTGGTGTTTGCACTTTTCCCAGATAGAGCTGGCATGAGAGCCGGGTTGAACAATCGCAACTTTGACTCCGTCGTGCTCAAGTTCCATAGCCAAGGCATCGGTTAGAGCTTCAAGCGCGCGCTTGGATGCGGAATAGGGGCCATAGAGAGGGAAAGTTAAATCGGAGGATACCGAAGAAAGCATCACGATTTTCCCTTTGGTTTTTCGAATCTCCGGTAGGAGCAAGCGGGTCAGCTCGAAAGGTCCGAATACATTCACCTCGAACTGCTCACGCAATCTGTCTCGTGAGAGTTCTTCGATGGGTGCGACCACAACATTTCCAGCATTGTTAACCAAGCCATCGATACCATCAGGCGACCAGCTTAGAGCAGCCTTGGCGAAATTCAGAACCGACTCCGAGCTTTGAAGGTCTAAGATTTCTACCTTGCAGCCGAGCTCTTCAAGCTGAGCAGCATCTTTGGTTTTACGCACAGATGCCAGTACGTCCCAGCCTTGGTTTCGTCCTAAGCGGGCCATGGCAAGACCGAGGCCAGAGGAGCATCCTGTAATGACGACCTTTCTCATGAGCAAAATCCTAGCACATAAGTGGACGGGCCATAAACGAAGGCGCCATTCACCGTATTATTTGACGGAGGTGTATTGTAAACTCGGGCCATTGAACAAAGAAGAAAGGGCTCCTTTAAGGAGAACGATATGAGCATTCTTGATTCGCTCGACCAATGCGGCAGCGACCGCCTTTTTTGGTTTACCGATAGGCCAAGTGGCTTGCGGGCTGTGATTTGTGTGGACGACCTCACATTAGGCCCTGCGGCGGGCGGCGTCCGCACACGCTCCTATGCTACTGAGCAGGATGCTCTAGAAGATGTTTGCGCTCTTGCTCAAGCGATGACCCGCAAGTGCGCTCTCGCCGGCTTGGCCGCAGGCGGCGCGAAAGCTCTCGTGTTAGAGGATAAACTCACCAATCGCTCGGCCGCTTTTATGAGACTGGGTGGTTTTATTGAGGAGCTAGGCGGTATGTTTCGTACGGCGGGAGATCTTGGAACGACAACCCAAGATTTAGAGGCCATGGCAACCACCACACAGTATGTTCACACCGATACGTCGCATTTAGCGGGCTCAGTAGCCCGCACCACCTTGCGGTCTATGGAGGCGGCATTGGAAGTGCTGGGTGAGACTGGATTGCGCGGCAAGAAAGTATTGGTCCAAGGCTGCGGCGATATGGGCGAAGCAGTTGCGAAAGCATTGGTAGCGGCCGGAGCAGAGGTATTGTTATCAGATTTATTAGCTGAGCGAAGCGCTGAGGTTGCGAAAGATTTAGGCGTTCAAGCAATCCGTTCCGAAGACTTATTTCAAGTCGAGGCGGACGTCTTTGCTCCTTGTGCGGTTGGCGGTGTGATAGACGACGCCTTGGCCCGAACGCTTAAAGTAAGAACCGTGTGCGGCGCAGCCAACAATGTACTCGCAGAAGATGAAGCCGGTGAAACTTTGATGGAGCGCGGGATCATTCTTGTTCCTGAT harbors:
- a CDS encoding SDR family NAD(P)-dependent oxidoreductase, whose protein sequence is MRKVVITGCSSGLGLAMARLGRNQGWDVLASVRKTKDAAQLEELGCKVEILDLQSSESVLNFAKAALSWSPDGIDGLVNNAGNVVVAPIEELSRDRLREQFEVNVFGPFELTRLLLPEIRKTKGKIVMLSSVSSDLTFPLYGPYSASKRALEALTDALAMELEHDGVKVAIVQPGSHASSIWEKCKHQVEPYFDHERYGAMAKALQFFAEQKKLPPASNIAKRVYELLDGQRWKYRNTLPATSAWQWRFRRWIPDWVYFRAVKKLIQK
- a CDS encoding Glu/Leu/Phe/Val dehydrogenase yields the protein MSILDSLDQCGSDRLFWFTDRPSGLRAVICVDDLTLGPAAGGVRTRSYATEQDALEDVCALAQAMTRKCALAGLAAGGAKALVLEDKLTNRSAAFMRLGGFIEELGGMFRTAGDLGTTTQDLEAMATTTQYVHTDTSHLAGSVARTTLRSMEAALEVLGETGLRGKKVLVQGCGDMGEAVAKALVAAGAEVLLSDLLAERSAEVAKDLGVQAIRSEDLFQVEADVFAPCAVGGVIDDALARTLKVRTVCGAANNVLAEDEAGETLMERGIILVPDVLSSSGAVIDGIGRSVMGLSDRGDLLNEIRDTTFVILKMAQDENIPPHRVAMDVADARLARAKEKK